Sequence from the Orcinus orca chromosome 11, mOrcOrc1.1, whole genome shotgun sequence genome:
ggcttctcattgtcgtggcttctcttgttgtggagcatgggctttaggcgcacgggcttcagtagttgtggcacgtgggctctagagtgcaggctcagtagttgtggcgcatgggcttagttgctccacggcatgtgggatcttcctggaccagggcttgaacccgtgtcccctgcattggcaagtggattcttaaccactgcgccaccagggaagtcccgtgagttatatttttaaattatctatttaATCGATGTTTTCTAACTATTtgtataaagttgttcataatattctcttataatctttattttatttatttatttttggctgcattgggtctttgttgctgtgtgcaagctctgtctagttgcagcgagcaggggctactcttcattgcagtgtgcgggcttctcattgtcgtggcttctcttgttgcggagcacaggctctaggtgcacaggctcagtagttgtggctcgcgggctctagagcgcaagctcagtagttgcagtgcatgggcttagttgctctgcagcatgtgggatcttcctgcaacagggctcgaacccgtgtgccctgcattggcaggtggattcttaaccactgtgccaccagggaagcaccagggGAAGGATTCTGATGACAGCTGTCCTTCCTtcactgaaacaaaaacaaaaacaaccaagatAGTGACTTCTGAATTCTACCCCCCCACAGCTGAAGAAGGGGAACAAGGAGCCCAACCCCATGGTACAGCTGTCAATTCAGGATGTGACCCAGGAGAGCAAGGTGAGGGCCAGGACAAGGATATCATTGTGCCAGgtgtcgtgtgtgtgtggggaCAGGAGGAGGGAGGACTGTTCTTGGGATGAAGTGTTCCCTTTAGGATGCCTGTAAGAGGAAGGGTCTTCTGGAGAAACAGGACTGGGACTGTGGCATGTACCTTGATTACATCCTGCACATCTCCAGGCTGTCTATAACACCAACTGCCCGGTGTGGGAGGCGGCCTTCCGGTTCTTCCTGCAAGACCCTCGAAGCCAGGAGCTCGATGTGCAGGTGAGAGAATCACCTATCAGTCCCTCCTCGATACCCTATTCTGTCTTCTCAGATCTGCACCatttcttctctccatcttctcctttgatctctattttctcttcttgttttttttttcggctgtgccgtgtggctttcgggatattagttccctgatcagggatggaacccaggcccttggcagtgagatcacggagtcctaaccactaggccaccagggaattccatgaTCTCTATTTTCAGTCCACCTACCTAGACTCTCCACCTCTTCTACTCTCCACGGTTCCCCACCTGTCTCTCTAGAATCATTTTTATAACTGAgaattgtgcacttaaaatgaGTGATTTTTgtggtatgtaaattatgcctcaaaaaaattattttttaaaagaagagaaggggacttccctggtggtccagtggttgagactgcgctcccactgcagggggcacaggttcaatccctggttggggaactaagatcccatatgctatgcggcacagccaaaactaaacaaaaacccTGTTAAAAGAAGAGAGGAACATATTGAGCACCAGCTAGACacctagcacttttttttttctggtttatttttatttgattttaacttttttttttaatttttaatttgacaTTGGAGTATAGGGTTAgcacaacattgtgttagtttcagatgtacatcaaagtgatttagttatacgtATTCATAtacctatttttttcagattctattcctatataggtcattacagagtactgagtagagttccctgtgctatatagtaggtccttattgattatctgttttacatagaGTAGTGTGCATATGCCAGTCCCAGCCTCCCAGACATCTAGCACTTTTAAGGTcatagaaaaatcacaaaatacagTATCTGCCCTCACGAAGCTTACTGGCTAGTTTCAGAGAGGAGACAAACATATATAACCATCTAAGAATGATTCAACATTAATCATTGGGAGTAAAATACCCATAGTATAGTGCTTAGGATGGCCAGAGAAAGGTACAGAGGCTGGAGTAACTAGAGAGTCTTTGTGAAGGAAGTAGGATTTTCAGAGGGTCTTAAAGTATCAGTAGGATTTAAATAGGCAGAGAAGAGCAGAATGAGAACTTTCCAGGTAATGAGACCAGAAAGAGCAAAGGAGGAAGGGACTGTAGAGTAGGCAGAGGACTGTAAAAGGATGGCCTGGAGTGGAGCAAAAGGTTTGATTGGCACAGAGAGAATGAGCTGCAGCTGTGTCATCATTTCCGCAGTCTACCTCCCTTTTCCCTAATCCCTCACTCCATCCCCTCCTCCTGTGCCTATAGGTGAAGGATGACTCCAGGGCCCTGACTTTAGGGGCGCTGACCCTGCCTCTGGCTCGCCTGCTGACTGCCCCTGAACTCACCCTGGACCAGTGGTTCCAGCTCAGCAGCTCTGGCCCAAACTCCCGGCTGTACATGAAACTGGTTATGAGGGTATGGAGGTAGAGGGGAAGGGCCTCGTGGATTCCTGGTGGTATTAAGAGTAAAGAAAGGGGATCCTCTACGATGAAATGAGCTAGTGTATCTGAAAGCATCTAGCAGACGcacaaaaaatgtttgttgatcTAACTGGGGGAAGACATGGTGTCTGAGTTGGGTGAGTGTGGAGTGAACCCCCCAGAGATAAGCACAGCCAAGGCAGGGACCTAGTTTCCCTgtcagagcccctgctctgccccgccccccccagcccccacatACCTTGCCTGCTGGTGGCTAAATGCACTGCTTTGATTTGACAATCACACTACCCTTCCCAGCTCTTGTACTTGGATTCATCAGAAGTGCGCTTCCCTGCTGTGCCTAGTACTCCTGGAGCTTGGGACCTGGACGACGAGAGCCCCCAGACAGGCAGCAGTGTGGATGCCCCACCTCGACCCAGTCACACTACTCCTGACAGTAACTTTGGGACGGAGGTAAGTCTATATCTGGAAAGTACTGGAGTCTGTTTGCCCACCCTACGTGCGCAAAGCCTGTTTCAGGGTTGGGTCTGACAGTATTCTCTCTTTGACCGCCACCTGGTGCCCCATCTGTCCCTTTTACAGAATGTGCTTCGGATTCATGTATTAGAGGCCCAGGACCTGATTGCCAAAGACCGTTTCTTGGGGGGATTAGTGAAGGGGAAGTCAGACCCCTATGTCAAACTAAAGCTGGGAGGACGAAGCTTCCGGAGCCGTGTTGTTCGGGAAGATCTCAATCCCCGTTGGAACGAGGTCTTTGAGGTCAGAATTGAGGGCTAAGACTCTTCCCAGTCTTGCCCCATTCCTCCCCCAGCTCTGAGAGTGGTCTAAAAAACTTCTGGGGTTCAGTTGACTGGGGGAGGTGTCCAGTCATTCTGAGAAGAAAACGAAAGGATCCCACTATTTTCTCCCACTAGGTGATCGTCACATCAATTCCAGGCCAAGAGCTAGAGGTTGAAGTTTTTGACAAGGACCTGGACAAGGATGACTTTCTGGGCAGGTGAGGCGGTCGGGGGGCGTCCAGCGGGGAAGATGGGCTGGGCCTCTGTAGACCTTGGAGACAAAAGACTTGGCTCTTGACCATAGACCTTAATCTTTCTCCTCTACAGGTGTAAAGTGAGTCTCACCACAGTCCTAAACAATGGCTTCCTCGATGAGGTGAGCATGGAATTAGAATCAGCAGTCTGTCCTGATCTTGACGCATGGTTCATTCTCATAGTTCCTGTCCCCATGCCCCCAAGTCTTAATCCTGCCCACTTCCACAGTGGCTGACCCTGGAGGATGTCCCATCTGGCCGCCTACACTTGTGTCTGGAGCGTCTGACCCCCCGTCCCACTGCTGCTGAGTTAGAGGAGGTAAGGAAAGAtgctggaggaaggaagggaccCAAGAGGGACCCAAGATGGGTCAAGGTAAACTCTTCTATGAGCTTTTAAGGCATATGCCAGGCCCCAGAGTGTCAGTTACCACTCCCCAGCTCCCATGTGTCCTTCCCCAGGTGCTGCAGGTGAACAGTTTGATCCAGACTCAGAAGAGTGCAGAACTGGCGGCGGCCCTGCTCTCCGTCTACCTGGAGCGGGCTGAGGACCTGCCGGTGAGATATGCTCCCCACGCCCCATAGCTCCCTGGCCCTTCTTCTACATCCCTCAGGTTTGGATGCTCCTAGTGTATTTGGAATAGTAAATTCCAAATTCCTCTCTCCCAGGGTGGTGCTGGGGTGGGAAGAATTTTCTGTTCGAGGCCAGGAGGGTGAGGGCTGTCAAGTGGAGACATGGGGACATGGGCCACTGGCTGTGGATGTAATttgtgaggggaggggggaatctGCCTAACTGGTCCAAATTTAAGAATAACATTCTCTTTCCAGCTCCGAAAAGGTACCAAGCCTCCCAGCCCTTATGCTACTATTGCCGTGGGAGATACTTCTCATAAAACTAAGGTATTAGGAAATGCTGCAGGACTAAGAATGGGAGGGATGAGAGGCGTAGAGGAGAAAATGTCAACACTGATCATACCCCTCATCTCCACCAGACTGTTTCCCAAACGTCAGCCCCTGTCTGGGATGAGAGTGCCTCCTTTCTCATCAGGAAACCAAACTCTGAGAGCCTGGAGTTGCAGGTACCgtaaattcattctacaaacattTTGCAGATTGCTGTCACAGGCCAGGCACTGAACCAGGCACAGGGCATTCAGAGATAAAAGATGTTCTTATCTTTTTGGAGCTCACACTCTtcttttaggagaaaaataaCCAGAGAATACTTCCTGACTGATAACTGCTGAGGTAAAGGCAGTGTAGGGAAAAAAGGAGGGGTTCTAACTCAGACAAGGGAAAAGGTGAGGTAAGAAATATAGTAAGAAAGGCGTCCTTAGCTTAAGGGTAAATAGGCCCTGACCAAGAAAAGAAGGACAGGAAAACTCTTAAGGCTGAGAAGGgaatggaggagaaagaaggcaAATTATACATTATAGAGGCAGGAAAGAGCAAGATCACAAAAAAATTATGCtaagaatttggattttatcctaaagGCATAGGGAAACATTTGAAGGAATGAGAGGTAGCATTCAGATTTGCATCTTAGGAAGATGGTGTCGACATCAGGGTAAAAAAATGAACTGAAGGAAGGAAGCACTGGAGGCAGGTAGGTCACTTAAGAGACTGTTAGAGTAATTGAAGCGAGAACTGACAAAGGCCAGATAGTGTTTGGTGGTTATTTTGACATGGAGGGGGAAGAGGAACAAAGAACACCTAGGTGTTAACTCCTGGGGTTTTAGTGTGGATGGACAGATAAAGGTGCCATTGCCAACACGGGGAATGCACCGAGCAGGAGTTTTTGAAATTGAGATGTCTGAGGGCTGTCCAAGGGGAGACAGCCATCTGGAAGGTAGATCTGTGGCCCACTGTGgtgtccctccctctccctcttgttTGAGCATCATGAGCAAGCAACAGGTAGCAGCTGCAGTCACAAGCGTGAGCGAGATCTCTCAGGGCGTGTGTAGAGTGAAAAGAAGACAAAGGTTGGACATGCTGGGCGCTGCAACAGAAGGGCAGATGGAGGAAGAAGAGCACTGAAGTGTGGCCAGGGTGGTGGGACGCTCCCCAGGAGAGAGTGGGTTCCAGAAGCCAAAAGAAGAGTGTTTCAAAAGACAGGAAGTGGTCAAATGTTACTGAGAGGTAAAATTAGGTGACTGAAAACTATTCACTGACTTTTAAAACTAGGAGGTCACTGATGACTGGAGCAACTTCAGTGGCTGGAATGGAGTAGAAGCTAGATTTCAGTGGGTCGAAGGGTGACCAAAAAGTGAAGAGGtatgggaggtggggagaggatgggggAAGGTAATATAGGAGTGCTGACTTTCTCTATATGGAGTAAGTCAAATACCTTCCAAAGTTGATAGAACAGTAAGTAGAGAATTACATGAATAGAAACCAACAGAATGTCAAATAATGCGACTATTAACAACACTGGCAGAGGTAGAGAAGAGATGTAAATAAGCTCAATTTGTCATCTTGAATAGCAGGGAATCAGTAGATATTAAAGTTGGCAAATTCTGAAATAGAGGTATAAACATATTAGTTAGAATTACGCcagaacaaagaaaataggaAGGGCTCATTACATTTGGAGTATGGACATGAGGACAGGATGGGcaggaaacaattttattttatttttactattcttttttctaCCCTATGCAGGTATTACTGGGATAATTTGTGAAAGCTTAGGAAGTAAAGATGGTACAGTCTACTCtggttaaaaaagaaagggaagcagGGAAGTGGGACCAGCAGCAACTATTACCACAGCTCCCCGGCCCTTCACGAAGGGGAGTCTCTCCAAAACCACTCAAGTGTCCAAGCATTTGGACCTGGAATGCCAGGATTAaatcacttctctctctctcttttttgcctCTGGCCTCGCTCTGCGGCTTGCGGGTTCCCCtacgagggatcaaacccgggccctggcggtgaaagcgccaagtcctaaccactggatcgccagggaccTACCCAAATCACTTCTCTCTTGACGGCAGTCCTGTTGCTCCACAGGTTCAGGGTGAGGGGACTGGCGCATTGGGCTCGTTatccctgcccctctctgagctCCTCGTGGCTGACCGGCTCTGCTTGGACCACTGGTTTACGCTCAGCAATGGTCCAGGGCAGGTGCTACTGAGAGCACAGCTCAGGGTGAGTGCCAGGAGACAGTGGGcaaggggagggagggcgggagcaGAGGGCCGTGTCCTTCTAGCCCGGGAGCGGAAGGACTCTGTGTGCTGCTTTCTTGTTTACCTAGATCCTGGTGTCCCAGCACTCAGGGGTGGAAGCTTACAGCCACAGCTCCTCATCTCTAAGCGAAGAACCGGAGCTCTGGGGAGGACTCCCTCACATCACTTCCTCAGCCCCAGAGCTCCGGCAGCGCCTAACACACAGTGACAGGTAAAGCGCTGGGTCGGAAAGATGGGACTCAGTCAAGGATACAAAGGATAAGCTACAGACTCCCGAGGCACTACCTCCTCCCAACGCTATCTCCATCTCTCCACAGTCCCCTTGAGGCTCCAGCCGGGCCTCTAGGCCAGGTGAAACTCACTGTTTGGTACTACAGTGAAGAACGAAAGCTGATCAGCATCGTTCACAGCTGCCGGTGAGACTCCATCCCTCACATCCTCCAGGTTCTCCCCGTCCCTCCCCTCAGGTTGCCTCATCACCTCCTTCCTCCTGTCACAGGGCCCTTCGACAAAATGGACGGGATCCCCCCGACCCCTACGTGTCACTGTTGCTACTGCCAGACAAGAACCGGGGTACCAAGAGGAAGAGCTCACAGAAGAAGAGGACCCTAAATCCTGAATTCGATGAACGGTCAGTCAGTGAGCATTCAAGTGAAGAGATGGCAGGCTCGGGAAGGGCCCCTTCCCCTAACCCCAGTCCCTCCTCAGGTTTGAGTGGGAATTGCCCCTGGATGAGGCCCTTCGGCGAAAGCTGGATGTCTCTGTGAAGTCTAGTTCCTCCTTCATGTCAAGAGAGCGTGAGCTGCTGGGGAAGGTAAGAAGAGGGCAAAGGTGGACCAGGCAAAGGTGAGAGTTAGAAGTTGCTGGTGGAAAGGCTTGTAGTCCCTATTAGGGAGTAAGCACCCTGGTGACATTACTTTACAGATGTACTTTATAGTACTTTACTACCCAATTACCTCTGCACTGGTTTGGGACCAGAAGTGTGTCAAGGTAGGATGTGGTCTTTGGAAACATCAAAAGTAACATCTCACCCCTACTATCCCCCAACACAGGTGCAGTTGGACCTCACTGAGATAGACCTTTTCCAGGGTGCAGCCCAGTGGTGAGTGTCTGATGAGCTGGGGATGGGCTTGGATGCTTAAGTAGGAAAAATCCCAATCATAGGAGGGAAAAAGGATGTAACCcaagctgagaaccactgatcctCGGAAGTATAAGAGCCCTCAGATCTTGTCTCATTTGTAAGAGGACACAGAAGTCATCTTTCTACCTGAGCCCTCTCTGCTTGTTCCCACAGGTATGACCTCATGGATGACAAGGACAAGGGCAGCTCCTAGGAGCCGGAGATTACCAGCCTGACTGCTCTGTCTCCTTGCCTCGCCTCTCGCTGCATCACCGCCTCAATGTGATGAGCCTAAAGGTTGGGGCCCGGGGGCAGAGCCTGCACTCCTCAGCCCTCTCACCTCCCAGGCCCATGCTAGGGCCTTTGCGTGACCAAAGAGGAGGACCGTATGTTACCCTTTACTGCACGGCCTTCATCCTTCTGGGCTCCTGGGGCAGGGACGTGAGCTGGCTATCTCCTGCTCTGCCTGCACATTCTCCTTTCCGCCCAGCTCCTCAGGGCCTTCTGTGTCTGTGCCTGGCCACTGGCAGTGGCATTAGCTCATGCCAAATACAGCTTTTTGAAAgaccttttttctccttcttcccaaACAGCAGTCAGGGAGGGTGGAAAGGCTAACCTCTCCAGCTGAGAGCCTCTTGGACTACTGCATGCAGCAAATGTACAGCCACCCAAACCCCATGTCCAGTTCTATACCCACTTTCCTCAAGCCTGTCCTGAAAATTACACCTGCTGTGTTGACTAGGGCCAGCCAGTCTCTTGAATCACTCTGGGAACAGTAGATTCCATCAACGCCTTCAGGTAGCCAATACCAGTCTTGGTGTGGGGCCTCTAGCTGGTGCTGTACAGGGGGCTTTGGAGGACCCAGGACAGCAGAGCCAATTTTTTGTCCAGGTGCCTAGGCTGTTAACTCACTGACTAGAAA
This genomic interval carries:
- the ESYT1 gene encoding extended synaptotagmin-1 isoform X3, which produces MDRSPGDRPSPVDQPYVPSDPHDQPPTAHAKLDQSSGNQPAGPGAAGEALAVLTSFGRRLLVLVPVYLAGAIGLSVGFVLFGLALYLGWRRVREEKERSLRVARQLLDDEERLTTKTLYMSHRELPAWVSFPDVEKAEWLNKIVAQVWPFLGQYMEKLLAETVAPAVRGSNPHLQTFTFTRVELGEKPLRIVGVRVHPAQRKEQILLDLNISYVGDVQIDVEVKKYFCKAGVKGMQLQGVLRVILEPLIGNLPIVGAVSMFFIRRPTLDINWTGMTNLLDIPGLSSLSDTMIMDSIAAFLVLPNRLLVPLVPDLQDVAQLRSPLPRGIIRIHLLAARGLSSKDKYVKGLIEGKSDPYALVRVGTQTFCSRVIDEELNPQWGETYEVMVHEVPGQEIEVEVFDKDPDKDDFLGRMKLDVGKVLQAGVMDEWFPLQSGQGQVHLRLEWLSLLPDAEKLEQVLQWNRGVSSHPEPPSAAILVVYLDRAQDLPLKKGNKEPNPMVQLSIQDVTQESKAVYNTNCPVWEAAFRFFLQDPRSQELDVQVKDDSRALTLGALTLPLARLLTAPELTLDQWFQLSSSGPNSRLYMKLVMRLLYLDSSEVRFPAVPSTPGAWDLDDESPQTGSSVDAPPRPSHTTPDSNFGTENVLRIHVLEAQDLIAKDRFLGGLVKGKSDPYVKLKLGGRSFRSRVVREDLNPRWNEVFEVIVTSIPGQELEVEVFDKDLDKDDFLGRCKVSLTTVLNNGFLDEWLTLEDVPSGRLHLCLERLTPRPTAAELEEVLQVNSLIQTQKSAELAAALLSVYLERAEDLPLRKGTKPPSPYATIAVGDTSHKTKTVSQTSAPVWDESASFLIRKPNSESLELQVQGEGTGALGSLSLPLSELLVADRLCLDHWFTLSNGPGQVLLRAQLRILVSQHSGVEAYSHSSSSLSEEPELWGGLPHITSSAPELRQRLTHSDSPLEAPAGPLGQVKLTVWYYSEERKLISIVHSCRALRQNGRDPPDPYVSLLLLPDKNRGTKRKSSQKKRTLNPEFDERFEWELPLDEALRRKLDVSVKSSSSFMSRERELLGKVQLDLTEIDLFQGAAQWYDLMDDKDKGSS
- the ESYT1 gene encoding extended synaptotagmin-1 isoform X2, whose translation is MDRSPGDRPSPVDQPYVPSDPHDQPPTAHAKLDQSSGNQPAGPGAAGEALAVLTSFGRRLLVLVPVYLAGAIGLSVGFVLFGLALYLGWRRVREEKERSLRVARQLLDDEERLTTKTLYMSHRELPAWVSFPDVEKAEWLNKIVAQVWPFLGQYMEKLLAETVAPAVRGSNPHLQTFTFTRVELGEKHSSLQPLRIVGVRVHPAQRKEQILLDLNISYVGDVQIDVEVKKYFCKAGVKGMQGVLRVILEPLIGNLPIVGAVSMFFIRRPTLDINWTGMTNLLDIPGLSSLSDTMIMDSIAAFLVLPNRLLVPLVPDLQDVAQLRSPLPRGIIRIHLLAARGLSSKDKYVKGLIEGKSDPYALVRVGTQTFCSRVIDEELNPQWGETYEVMVHEVPGQEIEVEVFDKDPDKDDFLGRMKLDVGKVLQAGVMDEWFPLQSGQGQVHLRLEWLSLLPDAEKLEQVLQWNRGVSSHPEPPSAAILVVYLDRAQDLPLKKGNKEPNPMVQLSIQDVTQESKAVYNTNCPVWEAAFRFFLQDPRSQELDVQVKDDSRALTLGALTLPLARLLTAPELTLDQWFQLSSSGPNSRLYMKLVMRLLYLDSSEVRFPAVPSTPGAWDLDDESPQTGSSVDAPPRPSHTTPDSNFGTENVLRIHVLEAQDLIAKDRFLGGLVKGKSDPYVKLKLGGRSFRSRVVREDLNPRWNEVFEVIVTSIPGQELEVEVFDKDLDKDDFLGRCKVSLTTVLNNGFLDEWLTLEDVPSGRLHLCLERLTPRPTAAELEEVLQVNSLIQTQKSAELAAALLSVYLERAEDLPLRKGTKPPSPYATIAVGDTSHKTKTVSQTSAPVWDESASFLIRKPNSESLELQVQGEGTGALGSLSLPLSELLVADRLCLDHWFTLSNGPGQVLLRAQLRILVSQHSGVEAYSHSSSSLSEEPELWGGLPHITSSAPELRQRLTHSDSPLEAPAGPLGQVKLTVWYYSEERKLISIVHSCRALRQNGRDPPDPYVSLLLLPDKNRGTKRKSSQKKRTLNPEFDERFEWELPLDEALRRKLDVSVKSSSSFMSRERELLGKVQLDLTEIDLFQGAAQWYDLMDDKDKGSS
- the ESYT1 gene encoding extended synaptotagmin-1 isoform X1 yields the protein MDRSPGDRPSPVDQPYVPSDPHDQPPTAHAKLDQSSGNQPAGPGAAGEALAVLTSFGRRLLVLVPVYLAGAIGLSVGFVLFGLALYLGWRRVREEKERSLRVARQLLDDEERLTTKTLYMSHRELPAWVSFPDVEKAEWLNKIVAQVWPFLGQYMEKLLAETVAPAVRGSNPHLQTFTFTRVELGEKHSSLQPLRIVGVRVHPAQRKEQILLDLNISYVGDVQIDVEVKKYFCKAGVKGMQLQGVLRVILEPLIGNLPIVGAVSMFFIRRPTLDINWTGMTNLLDIPGLSSLSDTMIMDSIAAFLVLPNRLLVPLVPDLQDVAQLRSPLPRGIIRIHLLAARGLSSKDKYVKGLIEGKSDPYALVRVGTQTFCSRVIDEELNPQWGETYEVMVHEVPGQEIEVEVFDKDPDKDDFLGRMKLDVGKVLQAGVMDEWFPLQSGQGQVHLRLEWLSLLPDAEKLEQVLQWNRGVSSHPEPPSAAILVVYLDRAQDLPLKKGNKEPNPMVQLSIQDVTQESKAVYNTNCPVWEAAFRFFLQDPRSQELDVQVKDDSRALTLGALTLPLARLLTAPELTLDQWFQLSSSGPNSRLYMKLVMRLLYLDSSEVRFPAVPSTPGAWDLDDESPQTGSSVDAPPRPSHTTPDSNFGTENVLRIHVLEAQDLIAKDRFLGGLVKGKSDPYVKLKLGGRSFRSRVVREDLNPRWNEVFEVIVTSIPGQELEVEVFDKDLDKDDFLGRCKVSLTTVLNNGFLDEWLTLEDVPSGRLHLCLERLTPRPTAAELEEVLQVNSLIQTQKSAELAAALLSVYLERAEDLPLRKGTKPPSPYATIAVGDTSHKTKTVSQTSAPVWDESASFLIRKPNSESLELQVQGEGTGALGSLSLPLSELLVADRLCLDHWFTLSNGPGQVLLRAQLRILVSQHSGVEAYSHSSSSLSEEPELWGGLPHITSSAPELRQRLTHSDSPLEAPAGPLGQVKLTVWYYSEERKLISIVHSCRALRQNGRDPPDPYVSLLLLPDKNRGTKRKSSQKKRTLNPEFDERFEWELPLDEALRRKLDVSVKSSSSFMSRERELLGKVQLDLTEIDLFQGAAQWYDLMDDKDKGSS